The Thermoflexus sp. genome has a segment encoding these proteins:
- a CDS encoding class II aldolase/adducin family protein, whose protein sequence is MDFVITGQADSPGLRWFRDGLWRTLRAHGHTFQEEPTPDIRLVLNFTHPSRPRPFRRKSQGTFVTSIVELPEPPADFLKTCYPILVRSLSNLLIVLIPGTHVSSFNGIRWEAHFVTLELGHYVEACREDEGDFFERIYRRLAPLAQARLVINNEFHPDLPPELWNGNERTEKLKEAGRFLASLNLLPAPFPLEEILPPRDFQHVKRLYGLGGLSYGNLSVREDAERFWMSASGVDKGNLQVIGRDILLVKGYDAERNVILLSVPPHIEPRRVSVDAIEHWMIYREHPQVGAIIHVHAWMEGIPVTTVNYPCGTWELAAEVAELVRRSPDPARAVIGLRNHGITVTGRDLDDIMERLRGRVIPQVPME, encoded by the coding sequence ATGGATTTTGTCATCACCGGACAAGCGGACAGCCCAGGGCTTCGATGGTTCCGGGATGGACTGTGGCGAACCCTGCGGGCGCATGGGCATACTTTCCAAGAGGAACCCACGCCGGATATCCGCCTGGTTCTCAACTTCACCCATCCATCCCGACCCCGCCCCTTCCGACGGAAATCGCAGGGGACGTTTGTCACATCGATTGTGGAGCTCCCAGAGCCGCCCGCCGATTTCCTGAAGACTTGTTATCCTATCTTAGTCCGCTCCCTCTCTAATCTTCTCATCGTGCTGATCCCGGGAACTCACGTCTCCTCATTCAATGGGATCCGCTGGGAGGCGCACTTCGTCACCCTCGAGCTCGGCCATTATGTAGAGGCCTGTAGGGAAGATGAAGGGGACTTTTTCGAGCGGATCTACCGGCGCCTGGCCCCTCTGGCCCAGGCCCGCCTGGTGATCAACAATGAGTTCCACCCCGATCTGCCGCCGGAGCTTTGGAACGGAAACGAGCGGACCGAGAAATTAAAGGAGGCAGGCCGCTTCCTGGCCTCCCTCAATCTGCTGCCCGCGCCCTTCCCGCTGGAGGAAATCCTCCCACCCCGGGATTTCCAGCATGTGAAAAGGCTGTATGGGCTGGGCGGCCTGAGCTACGGCAATCTCAGCGTGCGGGAGGATGCCGAGCGCTTCTGGATGAGCGCCAGCGGGGTGGATAAAGGGAACCTGCAGGTGATCGGCCGGGACATCCTTCTGGTGAAAGGCTACGATGCGGAGCGCAATGTGATCCTCCTGAGCGTCCCCCCGCACATCGAGCCCCGCCGCGTCTCCGTGGATGCGATCGAGCACTGGATGATCTACCGGGAGCATCCCCAGGTGGGGGCCATCATCCATGTGCACGCCTGGATGGAGGGCATCCCGGTGACGACGGTCAACTATCCCTGCGGGACGTGGGAGCTGGCGGCGGAGGTGGCGGAGCTGGTGCGCCGCTCCCCGGATCCCGCGCGGGCGGTGATCGGGCTGCGCAATCACGGGATCACCGTGACCGGTCGCGACCTGGATGACATTATGGAGCGCCTGCGCGGCCGGGTGATCCCTCAGGTTCCTATGGAGTAG
- the proS gene encoding proline--tRNA ligase, with the protein MGRITPRHEDYSQWYLDVIREAELADYAPVRGCIVFRPYGYAIWENIQAAVDRRFKAHGYRNAYFPLFIPYSFIQKEKEHVSGFSPELAVVTIGGGETLEEPLVVRPTSETIIGYMYAQWIQSYRDLPLRINQWCNVVRWEKRTRPFLRTLEFLWQEAHSVFATYEEAEEEALRVLDLYTDFAVEDAAIPVIQGRKSESEKFAGALRSYTIEAMMGDGRALQSATSHNLGQNFSRAFEIRFLDAGNQMQYAWTTSHGLSTRMVGAVIMVHGDDRGLILPPRLAPIQVIVVPIWKSEEERSRVLEACEQVRRALEPEIRVEVDAREEYTPGWKFNEWELRGVPLRIEIGPRDVAERQVVLARRDQPGPQGKWAVPMEGLLGAVHEALSTIQADLYQRALAFHKAHTHYPETYDQLREAVADGFAWAWWCGSPECEARVKADTTATNRCIPLEQPDGRGRCIVCGEPAAEMAVFARAY; encoded by the coding sequence ATGGGTCGTATCACGCCGCGTCATGAGGATTACAGCCAGTGGTATCTGGATGTCATCCGGGAAGCGGAGCTCGCCGATTACGCCCCGGTTCGGGGGTGCATCGTCTTCCGACCTTACGGTTACGCGATCTGGGAAAACATCCAGGCGGCTGTGGATCGGCGGTTTAAAGCCCATGGCTATCGGAACGCCTATTTCCCCCTCTTCATCCCTTACTCGTTCATACAGAAGGAAAAGGAACACGTGAGCGGCTTCTCCCCGGAGCTGGCGGTGGTGACAATTGGAGGCGGGGAGACCCTGGAGGAGCCGCTGGTTGTGCGCCCGACCTCCGAGACCATCATCGGCTACATGTATGCCCAGTGGATCCAGTCCTACCGGGATCTGCCGCTGCGGATCAATCAGTGGTGCAACGTGGTGCGCTGGGAGAAGCGGACCCGGCCCTTCCTGCGGACGCTGGAGTTCCTCTGGCAGGAGGCCCATTCCGTCTTCGCCACCTACGAGGAAGCCGAGGAGGAAGCCCTGCGGGTGCTCGATCTCTACACGGACTTCGCCGTGGAGGACGCAGCCATCCCGGTGATCCAGGGCCGTAAAAGCGAGTCGGAAAAGTTCGCCGGCGCGCTGCGCAGCTATACCATCGAGGCGATGATGGGCGATGGGCGCGCGCTGCAATCCGCCACCTCCCACAATCTGGGGCAGAACTTCTCCCGGGCTTTTGAAATCCGATTCCTGGATGCTGGGAACCAGATGCAATATGCCTGGACCACCTCCCATGGCCTCTCCACGCGGATGGTGGGGGCGGTGATCATGGTGCACGGGGATGACCGGGGGTTGATCCTCCCGCCCCGCCTGGCGCCCATCCAGGTGATCGTGGTGCCCATCTGGAAGAGCGAGGAGGAGCGCTCCCGGGTGCTGGAGGCCTGCGAACAGGTCCGGCGGGCGCTGGAGCCGGAGATCCGGGTGGAGGTGGATGCGCGGGAAGAATATACCCCGGGTTGGAAATTCAACGAGTGGGAGCTGCGCGGGGTTCCCCTGCGGATCGAGATCGGCCCGCGGGACGTGGCGGAGCGACAGGTGGTGCTGGCCCGCCGGGATCAGCCAGGCCCTCAGGGGAAATGGGCTGTCCCGATGGAGGGGCTTCTGGGCGCGGTGCACGAGGCCCTGAGCACCATCCAGGCGGATCTCTATCAGCGGGCCCTGGCCTTCCACAAGGCCCATACCCATTACCCCGAGACCTACGATCAGCTTCGGGAAGCCGTGGCCGATGGGTTCGCGTGGGCCTGGTGGTGCGGAAGCCCGGAGTGCGAGGCCCGGGTCAAGGCGGATACGACGGCGACCAACCGCTGCATCCCCCTCGAGCAACCCGACGGGCGCGGTCGATGCATTGTGTGCGGCGAGCCCGCCGCGGAAATGGCGGTCTTCGCAAGGGCGTATTAA